From the genome of Salvia splendens isolate huo1 chromosome 7, SspV2, whole genome shotgun sequence:
atcatgacaagggccccgcagatacaccacaaattttgtttgcttcatgttagggcaaatgtgttgaagaagcaCAAGGGTCCCAATGTGAAGGCCATTATATGGAAGTTGGGGGTAAGTTCTCAGGAACGTAAATTTGCCAGAAGACGTCGAGCACTATATGATGTCAACAGTGGTGCGGTTCGAATGTTAAATAGGATTACAAAAGAATGTTGGTCACTGTGCTACGATGGTGGACTTAGGTGGGGGGTGGCCACAACAAACATGTCGGAGTGCTACAATAACGTCTTGAGGGGTGTGAGAGAGTTGCCGATTAGAGCGTTGgttgatttgacattttggaGGACGGTGAAATGGTGGGTGGAGAAGAAGACAACAATCGAACACACCGAAGGTGAATTAACCCCATGGGCGAGGGACAAACTTGCTAAGAATGACTCAAAGGGGCGAAAACATTACATCACTGTCATTGACCGAGATGTTGGGAAGTACCATGTCCGAACTCGAGGAAGAATCGTAAAAGGAGTGTCAAAGGGCAACAATGTTCAAATAGTCAGGTATTTGGAATCGAGTTGCAGTTGTggtaagtggcagatgtggagaatcCCTTGTTCGCATGCTTGTGCGGTTGCTAGAGACAGAGGTCATGTTATGATGGACCTCATAGATGAGAAGTACTACCTAGGTACATGGAGATCCCAGTACTATACTCAAGTTTCATTTGATGCACCAAGACACGAAGAGTATTGGGTTGCACCTTCATGGAAATTGTGCATCACCCCTCAGCAGTTGATTCCTAGAACGCGTGGCCGCTTTAGAAGAAGGAGGATActtaatcaaatggatgtccaTGAGGAAGATGAACCGAGGGCTCCCCGCCGTTGCAGAAATTGCGGGATAGAGGGGCATGACCGAAGAAATTGCTCAGCCGGTGCCGTTCAGTAAAGTCGTGGTATGTTATGTTTATGTATCAACtactatgtttatgtatttgtGTTTGAGGCTGATGTGATACCTATCGTGTATGTGTCAACATATGTGAGATGTTAGTCGACAAttgttatgttttttattttgacaGTTAGTATGCTTTTTATTACGACAAGTATTTTTAATACCACCACATGCCCGAAACGTGTTTCACCCACTCAAAAATGTTCAAACATCACAATACGACCACATCGGGCAAAGTGTAACGAAATATGTTTAAACAATTTTCAAAAATGTTCAAAAATCACAAGTTTCTGGACTCAAGAGTGTGTTACGTAAATCGCCCGGTGGCGCATAACATTTATGCGTCACCAAGGAACGACGCATAATGATTATGCGTCACCAAGGAACGACGCATACTCTTTATGCGTCACTAAGGAACGACGCATAAAAGTTATGCGTCACCGAGTGAATTGAGAAACGAACTGTTGATTCCAGAAACTTCGCCCGGGCGGACGATTTTGAGGTTATAAAACGCCCGGGCGGGCGATTTTGAGCAATACAATGACGATTTTGATATCAGATTGTGATTTTTGAACATCATATTACCGAAATTGTTCAAAAATTGCACCATTGAAAATATTCTTAAACCAACCTGTTTCATCACATCAAAATTTGTTCAAAAAACAACTTACGAACATTCCGAAAGAACGAATCACATTCGAAAGCTATCTAGATGAAGGCGTGAACTTTGTCGGAGCTTTCCCTTTGTTCTTCCTTGTTGACAATTCCCTTAATACATTGTGCATAGCCCTCCCAATCGTACTTGATGAACTCTTCATAGCTGGTCGTGAGGATCCCTCGGACGTTCGTCGGAATATTacttcgtcttcttcttccccgccgacttcttcttcttccccgccctcttcttcttcttcttcttccccgccctCTTCTTCCCCCACAGGATCAACAAATTGATAATTTTGAAAGTATGAATCACGCCCTGGTTGAGTTGCACCCCAATCAGACCCACCGCCAAAGAACGAATCACATGATGCCCGTGCTCCCCATTGCGAGGGCTCATGGCTTGCACCACTCAACTGAGACCATCCTGGGGGATCGTGCTCCGGACTCAAGGGCTCTGGTACCGCATAATCAGGTTGCGGAGGTTGCTGCTGCGACAACCTATGCTGTCGTGTAATCCCGTGTCCTCCCGTCCGGACACCCGGCAGTCCATGACGAAGAGAAGTTGGTGGGTGTGGCGGCATGACCACATTTCGCCGTTGCGATGTTGGATACTCCATCACATCAGTATGGTCCGTAGTACGAAGCGCATCAGCAGCCATTGCACGAATCTGCCGTAATCGAGGGTCTGTGTCGTGTTCAGAGGTCAAATGCCATATCCCCTGAATGGTCTCGACCTAGATAGCACAAATACAAAATCATTACAATCAAtctatacaaacttcaaactaaatacattattatataaaaaaacataacataCCAATTTCATCATAGAAGATGCTGACTCGTTCATCCCAACCGTTGACTGTGTCACAGGTTGAACTAGGTACGACACTGTGATCCTATTGAACCACGCCATATAGCCCGGATTAATGCGACCATCCATGGTCATCGTGGCATGATCAAAATTTGCTTGGAACCTGTGGTGTCTCAAATCCCATTCTTCAATGTAGAATTTATGTACCTTAGCCCAATCGGCGCCCTTCCTCCCACGGCGGTGACTTTTAGACAGATGTCCGGCATTATGTAGCATCCTATCACAATACTGAGGAATACGCTGGTAGCGGTTGAATTGTCGGCAAACGCGTCCAGCCTCGTGTGCCTCGACAAATGACCAGCACACCAAATATGTGTCGCACAAGTAGGATGCGGTCGAATCAATGCAGTAATCGGGCAGGATACAATCTGTATATGGTTTCCACAGAAACTACAAAAACATAATATCATTcacacaattaatttcatactagaTTAATTCATTAGCTAagctaacaaaaataaatttcacctgGCCCGGACGAATCAATGATAACTGATCACGATAATGAGCTACTGAATGTTGGGGcgcatttccaatttcagtaactccgtgccacctacacggaatattaatatcaaaagttacccaaaaaaatacataattaagtaagttacttaaaaaaaatattacttgactccacacggggtatacggcgtgtgcgtaggcgatatcaagaaagctggcctcaatgtaggcattctttcccacgcccacagctgcaagagaaccatagggccacccacatctcttctctgtctgcctacagaagcttcacacaaataatgatacaggtatgctaaagcagcactaccccaactgatattAGCCACGTCTTCCGGATCGTCAAAGGCATTTATCCACATAAAGGGGACCTTGCACCCGGTAGTGTCCGGTAAAATAAGCCCCCCTAACAAGATTAGAGCATGTATACGTGCTCTTTGGACGTATGCATACTCATGCAGCCCATCACCCAACGGCATAGTCGCTTGGTTGATCAGAGACGTCATCAACAACCCACTGTGCTTCGTTTCTGTTTCTGcgtcaggtatccatcccaacacatCTCTACACTTGCTGGGCCAATCTTCATATCCAATAGGGTAGTCACAGCCAGTGAAAACACgaccgtctgctctcaaaccccacaggttttgcacatcctgtaaggttaCGGTTACCTCAccaactggaaggtggaaacagtgGGTCTCAGGCCTCCATCGCTCGATCAATGCAGTTATTAGGTCATTGTCCATCCTTCTTGGCCTTCCACATTCAATCACACCTCTGAACCCCCAAACATCAAGCCAATGCATCACATCTTCATGTATTGGCAATGCCCAaaccttactctccgtcctacgaactctgaacacatttgttgtgccattcgccaacaatgaggctgaaatatGTTCGTTTTGATGAAACAGTACggatggatcctcaggtccataacataactgttgttcagaacttgcagatgccatctacttcaaaa
Proteins encoded in this window:
- the LOC121810608 gene encoding uncharacterized protein LOC121810608, producing the protein MLHNAGHLSKSHRRGRKGADWAKVHKFYIEEWDLRHHRFQANFDHATMTMDGRINPGYMAWFNRITVSYLVQPVTQSTVGMNESASSMMKLVETIQGIWHLTSEHDTDPRLRQIRAMAADALRTTDHTDVMEYPTSQRRNVVMPPHPPTSLRHGLPGVRTGGHGITRQHRLSQQQPPQPDYAVPEPLSPEHDPPGWSQLSGASHEPSQWGARASCDSFFGGGSDWGATQPGRWFKNIFNGAIFEQFR
- the LOC121810607 gene encoding uncharacterized protein LOC121810607, encoding MSECYNNVLRGVRELPIRALVDLTFWRTVKWWVEKKTTIEHTEGELTPWARDKLAKNDSKGRKHYITVIDRDVGKYHVRTRGRIVKGVSKGNNVQIVRYLESSCSCGKWQMWRIPCSHACAVARDRGHVMMDLIDEKYYLGTWRSQYYTQVSFDAPRHEEYWVAPSWKLCITPQQLIPRTRGRFRRRRILNQMDVHEEDEPRAPRRCRNCGIEGHDRRNCSAGAVQ